One Candidatus Niyogibacteria bacterium genomic region harbors:
- the dnaK gene encoding molecular chaperone DnaK, producing the protein MAKILGIDLGTTNSAMAFVEAGEPRIIENSEGNRTTPSIVAISKTGDRLAGLLAKRQSVTNPKNTIFSVKRLIGRKFKDEEVRHDKALLPYELRESANGGVEVKMSASSGEEKWFRPEEISAMVLAKLKSDAEAKLGEKIDEAIITVPAYFDDSQRKATKDAGEIAGFKVRRILNEPTAAALAYGLNRKKDEKIVVYDFGGGTFDVSVLEIGDNTIEVRATDGDTHLGGDDFDQKIISWIISEFKKDSGIDIAKDTLALQRLREAAEKAKHELSSTAETEINIPFITSDSAGPKHLLLKFSRAKLESLVVEYINKSIEITRRAIEAAGLKLSDINEIVLVGGQTRMPAMQEAVKNLFGKEANKTINPDEVVAAGAAAQGGILQGDVKDVLLLDVTPLSLGIETLGGVSTKIIEKNTTIPVSRSQVFSTAADNQTQVEIHVLQGEREMAQDNKTLGKFILDGIAPAPRGLPQVEVSFDIDANGILNVKAKDKATGKEQSIRIEASSGLAKDDIERMKKDAELHAAEDRKKRELIDSRNAADALIYTAEKAVRDAGDKIGETEKKAVEDAVENLKKIKDSGLDASEIKKAGEELSRSLSKIGEAIYKAQPKEDSKKDGDNGETKDVKHENVDDKNSKP; encoded by the coding sequence ATGGCAAAAATTTTAGGCATAGATTTGGGCACTACTAATTCGGCTATGGCTTTTGTTGAAGCCGGAGAACCCAGAATCATAGAAAACTCGGAGGGCAACAGGACCACGCCGTCAATTGTCGCGATTTCCAAAACCGGTGATCGTTTGGCGGGTCTTTTGGCCAAACGGCAGTCCGTAACCAACCCTAAAAATACAATTTTTTCGGTAAAGCGCCTGATAGGGAGGAAATTCAAGGATGAAGAGGTTCGGCATGATAAAGCTCTCCTACCCTACGAATTACGCGAATCAGCCAACGGCGGAGTTGAGGTTAAAATGTCCGCATCTTCCGGAGAAGAAAAATGGTTCAGGCCCGAGGAAATTTCGGCAATGGTTTTGGCTAAACTTAAGTCGGATGCCGAAGCCAAACTCGGAGAAAAAATAGATGAAGCCATAATCACGGTTCCGGCGTATTTTGACGATTCGCAGCGCAAAGCCACTAAAGACGCCGGTGAAATAGCCGGATTCAAGGTCCGCCGGATTTTGAATGAGCCGACGGCCGCCGCGCTGGCCTACGGCCTCAATCGGAAAAAGGACGAAAAAATCGTTGTCTATGATTTTGGCGGCGGAACTTTTGACGTCTCGGTTCTTGAAATAGGGGATAATACCATTGAAGTTCGAGCCACGGACGGCGATACCCATTTGGGAGGGGACGATTTTGACCAAAAAATAATTTCCTGGATTATCAGCGAGTTTAAGAAAGATTCGGGGATAGATATTGCCAAAGACACTCTGGCTTTGCAGCGGCTTAGGGAGGCAGCCGAAAAAGCAAAACACGAACTTTCAAGTACAGCCGAAACCGAAATTAATATTCCTTTTATCACTTCGGACTCAGCTGGCCCCAAACATCTTCTTTTGAAATTCAGCAGGGCAAAGCTTGAATCACTAGTCGTAGAATACATAAACAAATCCATTGAAATTACGCGAAGGGCCATTGAAGCCGCCGGCCTTAAACTTTCGGATATCAACGAGATTGTTTTGGTGGGAGGACAGACGCGGATGCCCGCGATGCAGGAAGCCGTAAAAAATCTTTTCGGGAAAGAGGCCAATAAGACTATAAATCCTGATGAAGTCGTAGCGGCAGGAGCTGCGGCGCAAGGAGGGATATTGCAGGGTGATGTCAAGGACGTTTTGCTTTTGGACGTAACTCCGCTTTCTTTGGGAATAGAAACTTTGGGCGGAGTTTCAACCAAAATAATAGAAAAAAATACCACGATTCCGGTTTCGCGCTCACAGGTTTTTTCAACCGCCGCCGACAACCAGACGCAAGTAGAAATTCATGTTTTGCAGGGGGAGCGCGAAATGGCTCAAGATAATAAGACTCTTGGCAAGTTCATTCTTGATGGCATTGCGCCCGCGCCCAGGGGTTTGCCACAAGTTGAAGTGTCTTTTGACATTGACGCCAACGGCATTTTGAACGTTAAAGCCAAAGATAAAGCCACGGGCAAAGAGCAATCCATCCGCATTGAGGCCTCTTCGGGCCTGGCCAAAGACGACATTGAACGGATGAAAAAAGACGCCGAACTCCATGCCGCCGAGGACCGCAAAAAAAGGGAATTGATTGATTCCAGAAACGCGGCCGACGCTCTTATTTACACGGCCGAAAAGGCCGTGCGGGACGCCGGAGACAAAATTGGCGAAACGGAAAAGAAAGCCGTTGAAGACGCCGTTGAAAATCTCAAGAAAATAAAAGATTCCGGCTTGGACGCCTCGGAAATCAAAAAAGCCGGCGAAGAATTATCGCGCTCGCTTTCAAAAATAGGAGAGGCCATTTATAAAGCCCAACCAAAAGAGGACTCCAAGAAAGACGGCGATAACGGCGAAACGAAAGACGTTAAACACGAGAATGTGGATGACAAAAATTCTAAACCCTAA
- a CDS encoding nucleotide exchange factor GrpE: protein MKKNEENIDPEIIEEEFGPEAENKVKKLKDELKECRKNSAEFLAGWQRAKADLINSRKDEEKAGEDIVKYANSMLLYEMLNVLDSFEKALAEPGPEDGWKDGLRHIRNQLLQIMRGCGVRELEVEDEIFNPAEHESVAEEEVLDKDKDQIVLRVVQKGYKIHDKILRPAKVKIGKFQVKK from the coding sequence ATGAAAAAAAACGAAGAAAATATTGATCCGGAAATCATTGAAGAAGAATTTGGGCCCGAAGCCGAAAACAAAGTTAAGAAATTAAAAGATGAACTGAAAGAATGCCGTAAAAATTCCGCCGAATTCCTTGCCGGATGGCAAAGAGCCAAGGCCGACTTGATAAACAGCCGCAAGGATGAGGAAAAAGCCGGAGAGGATATCGTAAAATACGCCAACAGCATGCTTTTATACGAAATGCTTAACGTTTTGGACAGTTTTGAAAAAGCTTTGGCCGAACCTGGTCCGGAAGACGGGTGGAAAGATGGTTTGCGCCATATCCGTAATCAGCTTTTGCAGATAATGCGCGGCTGCGGCGTCAGAGAGCTGGAAGTTGAAGACGAAATTTTCAATCCGGCCGAGCACGAAAGCGTTGCCGAAGAAGAAGTTTTGGACAAAGATAAGGACCAAATTGTTTTGCGGGTTGTTCAAAAGGGATATAAAATTCATGATAAGATTTTAAGGCCGGCTAAAGTTAAAATAGGAAAGTTTCAAGTTAAAAAATAA
- a CDS encoding DUF4406 domain-containing protein, translating to MNKYWTKRDVSKAKSAETFEKLAEVALRIIDRMPQPAEMVCGPLTSGGLGSLTKNTKALRKYIKKLASEGRIVFDQLPFEPHLHRIAKSARREDENRLLEKFYGSIFKSGKVKKLDFIPGWQSSAGATWERKMAKKLKIKTEDIKP from the coding sequence TTGAATAAGTACTGGACGAAAAGGGATGTATCGAAAGCAAAATCAGCCGAAACATTTGAGAAGCTCGCCGAAGTTGCTTTAAGAATAATTGACCGAATGCCCCAACCGGCTGAAATGGTCTGCGGCCCCCTGACCTCGGGCGGACTCGGGTCTTTAACAAAAAATACAAAAGCGCTCCGAAAATACATAAAAAAACTGGCCTCGGAAGGAAGAATCGTGTTCGATCAATTGCCTTTTGAGCCGCACCTGCATCGTATTGCCAAATCAGCGCGCCGCGAAGATGAAAACCGTCTGCTTGAAAAATTTTACGGCTCTATTTTCAAATCCGGAAAAGTAAAAAAACTTGATTTCATTCCGGGCTGGCAAAGTTCGGCTGGCGCGACATGGGAAAGAAAAATGGCCAAAAAGCTAAAAATAAAAACAGAGGACATAAAACCTTAA
- the rpsI gene encoding 30S ribosomal protein S9 — protein MPVKKAKIAKIGKKTAIKKTAETAPVIKAGRYTEAVGRRKTSTARARVFSGRGEIKINDRDLQSYFPTEETRRIVEDPFKKTKLDGSLSASVKVFGGGSHSQAEAVRHALARALVLQDAELKKKLKRVGFLKRDPRMKERRKFGLKKARKAPQWSKR, from the coding sequence ATGCCGGTAAAAAAAGCAAAAATCGCAAAAATTGGAAAAAAGACCGCCATAAAAAAGACGGCCGAAACAGCTCCGGTTATTAAAGCCGGGCGATACACCGAAGCCGTGGGCCGCAGGAAAACTTCAACGGCAAGAGCCCGCGTTTTTTCGGGCAGAGGCGAGATAAAAATAAACGACCGAGATTTGCAGAGCTATTTTCCCACGGAAGAGACACGGCGGATAGTTGAAGATCCTTTTAAGAAAACCAAACTTGACGGCTCTCTTTCCGCTTCGGTAAAAGTGTTCGGAGGCGGTTCGCATTCGCAAGCCGAAGCCGTAAGGCACGCTCTCGCGCGGGCTCTGGTTCTGCAAGACGCCGAGTTAAAGAAGAAGCTTAAGAGGGTTGGTTTTTTGAAGCGCGACCCCCGGATGAAAGAACGCCGTAAATTCGGACTGAAGAAAGCCCGTAAAGCGCCGCAGTGGAGCAAACGATAA
- the rplM gene encoding 50S ribosomal protein L13, translating into MPETKNSQKVVVIDLKGASLGRASSAVAAALRGKNSADFAPNKKAKIKIEIKNLDQLRISDKKAGQKSYKRYSGYPSGLKKITLGELYKKNPKEVFIKAVKGMLPNNKLRRDFIKNIIFS; encoded by the coding sequence ATGCCCGAGACAAAAAACAGCCAAAAAGTAGTTGTTATAGATTTAAAAGGTGCGTCCTTGGGACGCGCGTCTTCAGCCGTTGCCGCGGCCTTGAGAGGGAAAAACAGCGCGGACTTTGCACCCAATAAGAAAGCAAAAATTAAGATTGAAATAAAAAATCTGGATCAACTAAGGATAAGCGATAAGAAAGCGGGCCAAAAATCGTATAAACGCTACAGCGGTTATCCGTCGGGCCTTAAGAAAATTACGCTCGGCGAACTTTATAAAAAAAATCCCAAAGAAGTTTTTATCAAAGCGGTTAAGGGCATGTTGCCGAATAACAAATTACGCAGAGATTTTATAAAAAATATTATTTTTTCATAA
- the rplQ gene encoding 50S ribosomal protein L17 → MRHRKKGRKFGRVRKTRKAFLKSVLRSFVERGKIETTLARAKTVGSLAEKLVTKAKKGGLSKRREIMFWLTPSQTSKILEISQAFKNRRGGYTRITRTRRREHDKAEMAILEFVK, encoded by the coding sequence ATGCGTCATCGTAAAAAAGGCAGGAAATTCGGACGAGTGAGAAAAACGCGCAAGGCTTTTTTAAAGTCGGTGTTGCGTTCTTTCGTTGAACGCGGCAAAATAGAAACCACTTTAGCCAGAGCGAAAACGGTGGGGTCATTGGCCGAAAAACTGGTGACCAAAGCGAAAAAAGGGGGACTGTCCAAGCGGCGCGAAATAATGTTTTGGCTTACGCCGTCCCAGACCTCTAAAATTTTGGAAATCTCGCAGGCATTTAAAAATCGCCGCGGCGGATATACCAGAATTACGCGTACCAGACGCAGGGAACATGATAAAGCCGAGATGGCGATTTTGGAATTTGTAAAATAA
- a CDS encoding DNA-directed RNA polymerase subunit alpha: MEVSIVLPSKPRIVSEESSDKGVYEIDGLYPGYGHTLGNSLRRILLSSLPGAAVTKVKIEGVAHEFSTIPGVKEDVIAILLNLKKLRFRMATDETQTVKLKTKGAKIIKAEDLDLPGQIEIANPDQIIATLTDKSAALEMELIVERGLGYVPRDVLQKEKAEVGEVVLDAVFTPIRRVNYEVENMRVGDRTDFNRLRLSIQTDGTIVPRLALEEAIKIMINQLKAIVGFKEPEEEIEKVADEQPKKEAELSESEVAGEDRNKVRIEDLDLSERITKALTEASIRTVGGLVRRTSRDLMSLEGIGEKALTEIKRAVGKLGLTLKD, from the coding sequence ATGGAAGTTTCAATCGTTTTGCCATCAAAGCCCAGAATAGTTTCGGAGGAATCGTCCGACAAGGGCGTTTATGAAATTGACGGCCTTTACCCCGGGTACGGCCATACTTTAGGCAATAGTTTGCGGCGCATTCTTTTGTCTTCTCTGCCCGGAGCCGCGGTTACCAAAGTAAAAATTGAGGGTGTGGCGCATGAATTTTCAACCATTCCCGGCGTAAAAGAAGATGTTATCGCCATTTTGCTCAATCTTAAGAAGCTTCGTTTCAGAATGGCTACCGATGAAACTCAAACCGTTAAATTAAAAACCAAGGGGGCCAAAATTATTAAGGCCGAGGACTTGGATTTGCCCGGGCAAATTGAAATTGCGAACCCCGACCAGATTATAGCTACTCTTACTGACAAAAGCGCCGCGCTTGAAATGGAATTAATCGTTGAAAGGGGCTTGGGCTATGTGCCCAGAGATGTTTTGCAGAAAGAAAAGGCCGAAGTCGGCGAAGTTGTGCTGGATGCCGTTTTTACTCCAATTCGCCGGGTAAATTACGAGGTGGAAAATATGCGCGTGGGAGATCGCACCGATTTTAATCGTCTGCGTCTTTCCATTCAGACGGATGGCACCATTGTTCCTCGCCTGGCTCTGGAGGAAGCTATTAAAATTATGATTAACCAGCTGAAAGCCATTGTTGGTTTTAAAGAGCCGGAAGAAGAAATTGAAAAAGTGGCGGATGAACAGCCGAAAAAAGAGGCGGAGCTTTCGGAAAGCGAAGTTGCAGGGGAAGACAGAAATAAAGTCCGGATTGAAGATTTGGATTTGTCCGAGCGCATAACCAAGGCGCTAACGGAAGCCAGCATAAGAACCGTTGGCGGTTTGGTGCGCAGAACATCCCGCGACCTGATGAGTTTAGAAGGCATAGGCGAAAAGGCTTTGACCGAGATAAAAAGGGCGGTTGGCAAGTTGGGACTAACTCTTAAGGATTAA
- the rpsD gene encoding 30S ribosomal protein S4: MTSRITCKICRRLGFSVCGRQNCALKRKPYPPGVHGRSKAGSRRRSASSEYGSQLKEKQKVKFLYGLREKQFGNLVSKAIAAKSAETSRRIIELLETRLDNVVYRLGFATSRNAARQMVGHGHILVDGKRTTIPSRQLKVGKIVSLRPQSLDRGIFRDLDLRLKKSQIPSWLSLDQGKREGRIVALPSSAEVDTGANLNSVIEFYSR; the protein is encoded by the coding sequence ATGACTTCTAGAATTACTTGTAAAATATGCCGTAGGCTTGGATTTTCAGTTTGCGGCCGCCAAAATTGCGCTTTAAAGCGAAAACCTTATCCGCCGGGAGTGCATGGACGTTCAAAGGCCGGCTCGCGCAGGCGTTCGGCGTCTTCGGAATACGGCAGTCAGCTTAAAGAAAAGCAGAAGGTTAAATTTCTGTACGGTTTGAGGGAAAAGCAGTTCGGAAATCTGGTTTCAAAAGCTATTGCCGCCAAAAGCGCCGAAACTTCAAGGCGCATCATTGAACTTTTGGAAACAAGGCTGGATAATGTGGTTTATCGCCTCGGCTTTGCGACATCAAGAAACGCCGCACGCCAGATGGTCGGGCACGGCCATATTTTAGTTGACGGCAAAAGGACAACAATTCCTTCTCGCCAGCTCAAGGTCGGGAAAATCGTGTCCTTGAGGCCTCAAAGTCTGGACCGGGGCATTTTCCGCGATTTGGATTTGCGTTTGAAAAAATCTCAGATTCCGTCATGGCTTTCTTTGGATCAGGGCAAACGTGAAGGCCGAATAGTCGCCCTGCCGTCAAGCGCTGAGGTTGATACCGGCGCAAACCTCAACTCGGTTATTGAATTTTATTCGCGTTAA
- the rpsK gene encoding 30S ribosomal protein S11 has translation MGKKRVIKKTTGGVDHELRARAVGRLPKKKLEKGVLNIQATYNNTMLTLTDEKGNAIIWASSGSLGFKGARKGTPYAASKVAELVAEKAKMIGLKSVNINVKGVGAGRESAVRSFLGQNINLDVIRDVTPIPHNGPRPPKPRRV, from the coding sequence ATGGGAAAAAAACGAGTTATAAAAAAGACAACCGGAGGAGTGGACCACGAGTTAAGGGCTCGCGCCGTGGGGCGTTTGCCCAAAAAAAAGCTGGAAAAGGGAGTTTTAAATATCCAGGCGACCTATAATAACACCATGCTGACGCTTACTGATGAAAAAGGAAACGCGATTATATGGGCATCAAGCGGGTCTTTAGGTTTTAAGGGCGCCAGAAAGGGCACTCCTTATGCGGCTTCCAAAGTCGCCGAGCTTGTAGCTGAAAAGGCAAAGATGATAGGTTTAAAAAGCGTAAATATAAATGTTAAAGGAGTTGGTGCCGGCAGAGAATCCGCGGTTCGCTCTTTTTTGGGCCAAAATATAAACTTAGACGTCATTAGAGATGTGACGCCGATTCCTCATAACGGTCCCAGACCCCCTAAACCAAGGCGAGTATGA
- the rpsM gene encoding 30S ribosomal protein S13, giving the protein MVRIAGVNIPDKKRAEFSLPYIYGVGKTLAVKILNEAKIDPAKQAGALTADELNRIRSILEKSHRVEGDLRRKISSDIKRLKDIKSYRGMRHSKNLPVRGQRTRTNSRTRRGNVRRTAISGKRKVEKK; this is encoded by the coding sequence ATGGTTAGAATAGCTGGGGTCAATATACCAGATAAAAAGCGCGCGGAGTTCTCTCTTCCGTATATTTACGGCGTCGGTAAAACTCTGGCCGTAAAGATATTAAATGAGGCCAAGATTGACCCCGCTAAACAAGCCGGCGCCCTTACGGCCGACGAGCTGAACCGCATCCGCTCTATTCTAGAAAAATCCCATCGGGTTGAGGGGGATTTGCGCCGTAAAATATCATCGGACATAAAACGTCTCAAAGACATTAAAAGTTATCGCGGGATGCGCCATTCCAAAAATTTGCCGGTTCGCGGTCAAAGGACGCGCACTAATTCGCGAACCAGAAGGGGCAATGTCCGTCGCACGGCCATTAGCGGAAAACGCAAGGTTGAGAAGAAATAA
- the rpmJ gene encoding 50S ribosomal protein L36 — MKVRASVKPICMKCKVVRRKGRVRIICSNPKHKQKQG, encoded by the coding sequence ATGAAAGTCAGGGCATCGGTTAAACCAATATGTATGAAGTGCAAAGTTGTAAGGCGCAAGGGTCGGGTGCGCATAATTTGTTCAAATCCCAAGCATAAGCAGAAACAGGGTTGA
- the infA gene encoding translation initiation factor IF-1, which yields MAADKENKEIKLGTVIEALPDTMFRVQLDDGPVLLAYLAGKMRHFRIKVLIGDKVKLELSPYDQTRGRIIQRL from the coding sequence ATGGCCGCAGATAAAGAAAATAAGGAAATTAAGCTTGGAACTGTTATTGAAGCTTTGCCGGACACTATGTTCCGTGTACAGCTTGATGACGGTCCGGTATTGCTGGCATATCTTGCCGGCAAGATGCGCCATTTCAGAATAAAAGTTCTGATTGGCGATAAAGTAAAGCTTGAATTAAGCCCTTATGATCAGACCAGGGGCCGAATAATACAAAGATTATGA
- a CDS encoding alanine--tRNA ligase encodes MTSQEIREKFLDFFKKRGHTVRPSSSLIPDDPSVLFTTAGMQQFKPYFTGEADPMRDFGSLNTVSIQKSMRTSDIDEVGDESHLTFFEMLGHFSFGDYFKKETIKWTYELLTEVFNIESGRISATVFAGDEKIPFDSESYEAWSKFLPSDHIRKGPRKDNIWGPAGAEGPCGAANEVYVDDLEVATLVFMEYFCAKDQSLTLLPQKGVDVGWGFERLVMLVQKKKNIFETDLFEPTINAIKISEKYDNIRVKRIIADHIRAAAFLISDGVLPSNKEQGYVLRRLMRRIIFYGANIGEVIKIIVENENYAHYKLDADAIIAVLSEEKEKFSKTLEHGLKELEKQNAINAKIAFDLYQTYGLPYEIIKEVGGEKAAKLKREDFDKEFARHQEISKAGQEKKFGGHGLILDTGELKAGSEEELQKVTRLHTATHLLQAALREVLGKDVKQMGSDITPERARFDFSFGRKLTSEELKKIESLVNKMIEKNLNVKMKEMDYEEAVKSGALSFFKHKYPKKVKVYSIGVGDNLISRELCGGPHVAKTGEIGKFSIIKEEAVASGVRRVRAVIK; translated from the coding sequence ATGACTTCCCAAGAAATAAGAGAAAAATTTTTGGATTTTTTCAAAAAAAGAGGACATACGGTTAGACCGTCTTCTTCGCTTATACCCGACGACCCCTCGGTGCTTTTTACCACAGCCGGAATGCAGCAATTTAAGCCGTATTTTACGGGCGAAGCCGATCCGATGCGCGATTTCGGCTCGCTCAATACTGTTTCAATTCAAAAATCAATGCGCACCTCGGATATTGATGAAGTGGGCGATGAATCGCATCTTACCTTTTTTGAAATGCTGGGACATTTTTCTTTCGGGGATTATTTTAAAAAAGAAACTATAAAGTGGACTTACGAATTATTGACCGAAGTTTTTAATATTGAGTCCGGGAGGATTTCAGCCACAGTTTTTGCAGGTGATGAAAAAATTCCATTTGACTCGGAGTCATACGAGGCCTGGTCCAAATTTTTACCTTCGGACCATATCCGCAAAGGTCCGCGTAAGGATAACATTTGGGGACCGGCCGGGGCCGAGGGACCGTGCGGAGCGGCAAACGAGGTGTATGTTGACGATTTGGAAGTAGCGACCCTTGTTTTTATGGAATATTTTTGCGCCAAAGACCAGAGTTTAACTTTACTGCCGCAAAAGGGCGTTGATGTCGGGTGGGGATTTGAACGTTTGGTGATGCTGGTTCAAAAAAAGAAAAATATTTTTGAGACGGATTTATTTGAGCCGACCATAAATGCGATTAAAATCTCGGAAAAGTACGATAACATTCGTGTGAAAAGAATAATAGCCGACCATATCCGAGCGGCCGCCTTTTTGATTTCGGATGGAGTTTTGCCTTCAAACAAGGAACAGGGTTATGTTTTACGCCGACTTATGCGCAGGATAATATTTTACGGCGCGAATATCGGGGAAGTTATAAAAATTATCGTTGAAAACGAAAACTATGCGCATTATAAACTTGACGCGGATGCGATAATTGCCGTCTTGAGCGAAGAAAAAGAAAAATTTTCCAAAACGCTTGAACACGGGCTTAAGGAACTGGAAAAGCAGAACGCCATTAACGCCAAAATTGCCTTTGATTTATACCAGACATACGGCCTGCCTTACGAGATCATTAAAGAGGTCGGGGGAGAAAAAGCGGCGAAGCTCAAAAGAGAGGATTTTGACAAGGAATTTGCGCGTCATCAGGAAATTTCAAAAGCGGGGCAAGAAAAAAAATTCGGCGGGCACGGGCTTATTCTGGATACGGGCGAGCTGAAAGCGGGGAGTGAGGAAGAATTGCAAAAAGTTACAAGATTGCATACGGCGACCCATCTTTTGCAAGCCGCGCTTCGCGAGGTTTTGGGCAAGGATGTTAAACAAATGGGCTCGGACATCACGCCAGAACGCGCGAGGTTTGATTTTTCATTCGGGCGCAAACTGACTTCCGAAGAATTGAAAAAAATTGAATCGCTTGTAAATAAGATGATAGAAAAAAATTTAAATGTTAAAATGAAAGAGATGGATTATGAAGAAGCGGTTAAGTCTGGAGCATTATCATTTTTCAAGCATAAATACCCTAAAAAAGTTAAGGTTTACAGCATCGGCGTTGGTGATAATTTGATTTCCCGCGAGTTATGCGGCGGACCGCATGTGGCTAAAACCGGCGAGATAGGCAAATTTTCAATTATCAAAGAGGAGGCGGTGGCTTCGGGGGTGCGCCGTGTTAGAGCCGTTATAAAATAA
- a CDS encoding tRNA-specific 2-thiouridylase — protein MKRPKVFVAMSGGVDSSVAAALLKKSGKFEVVGCHMKCWSAWDQCSVEKDAEDARAVAEKLEIPFYIFDFEKEYRERVFNYMVREYAVGRTPNPDVFCNSEIKFGIFLEKALALGADFVATGHYVRKSEIRNQKSEIISNPQILNKRNVLNLENSNLEFVSSFDISASNFSLHAARDSAKDQSYFLWRLTQNQFKHALFPIGDYLKSEIREMARKFGLPTADKKDSQGLCFVGKVDFSDFLREILPKNPGPIATTSGKIIGEHDGLNFYTLGQRHGIKIGGTSEPLYVAAKEAATNTLIVAEGDLDPALYEKEIEITDINWIGGIKPELPLNCESRIRYRQPLQKCGLRKSTDGGKVRVVFNEPQKAATPGQSAVFYKCGEMLGGGIIK, from the coding sequence ATGAAAAGGCCAAAAGTATTCGTAGCGATGTCGGGAGGAGTTGATTCTTCGGTCGCAGCCGCTTTGCTTAAAAAAAGCGGAAAGTTTGAAGTGGTTGGATGCCATATGAAGTGCTGGTCGGCGTGGGACCAGTGCAGTGTTGAGAAAGACGCTGAAGATGCGAGGGCGGTTGCCGAAAAACTGGAAATACCATTTTATATTTTTGATTTTGAGAAAGAATATCGCGAGCGCGTCTTTAATTACATGGTGCGTGAGTATGCTGTTGGCAGAACGCCAAACCCGGATGTATTTTGCAACTCGGAAATAAAATTCGGTATTTTTTTGGAAAAAGCTCTGGCGCTTGGCGCGGACTTTGTGGCGACGGGGCACTACGTCCGAAAATCAGAAATCAGAAATCAGAAATCCGAAATAATATCTAACCCCCAAATCCTAAATAAAAGAAATGTTTTGAATTTGGAAAATTCGAATTTGGAATTTGTTTCGAGTTTCGATATTAGTGCTTCGAATTTTTCTTTGCACGCTGCGCGCGATAGCGCGAAAGACCAAAGTTATTTCTTGTGGCGTCTTACGCAAAATCAGTTCAAACACGCCTTATTTCCGATAGGGGATTATCTAAAAAGCGAAATCAGAGAAATGGCGAGGAAATTCGGACTGCCGACAGCCGATAAAAAGGATTCCCAAGGTCTTTGTTTTGTGGGGAAGGTTGATTTTAGCGATTTTTTACGCGAAATTTTACCAAAAAATCCGGGGCCGATTGCGACTACCTCCGGAAAAATAATAGGCGAGCACGACGGCCTTAATTTTTACACTTTGGGGCAAAGGCACGGAATTAAAATCGGCGGCACCTCCGAGCCGCTTTATGTTGCCGCGAAAGAAGCCGCAACTAACACCCTCATTGTCGCTGAAGGAGATTTAGACCCCGCGCTTTACGAAAAAGAAATTGAAATCACTGATATAAATTGGATTGGAGGAATTAAACCAGAGCTTCCGTTAAATTGCGAATCGCGCATCCGTTACCGCCAGCCCCTTCAAAAATGTGGACTTCGGAAGTCCACGGACGGGGGGAAGGTAAGGGTTGTTTTTAATGAGCCACAAAAAGCCGCAACCCCTGGCCAATCGGCTGTTTTTTATAAATGTGGAGAAATGCTCGGCGGCGGAATAATAAAATAA